The region TAGATTCCATCGATGAATGACAGCAAGGATATTAGAATGATTTATAAGTTAATCGGCACATTGGTAATCTTAACCGCCGGCGTCCTAGCCTTCCTGATTGTACAAGATGGTCCTACAGGTAACTTTATCCGCAAAAGCACATCATCCGAAAACTGTGTACAACTCACGCCAGCTCAACAACTTGTGAAATTGATCAATGATGATATCGATAATTTAAAGCGCGAAGGCCAACTTCCCCAACAATGGAACTCCATCGCGACTATTGAATACAAAGTAAGATCAGAGCTTGCGCGCACGTTATTAGGAAGCGAAAAACTAACTCTTCAAAGGGTAAAGGAAGGCGCTTTCTTCCTAGAAGTAGAAGTTCTTGATATGCCTGACGAAATTGACCCGGGAATAATCCTTCAAATGAGCCTAAAGGATATCAAAACAAAAAACAAAATCTTCGAAATCGGCCGCACCTATCTAATGAGCACTCTCAACAGACAGCAGCCGCCAGCCAAACAAAAAGCTCCACAGCAGCAGTCAAATCCACCAGCACAACCGAGCGCAGCTCAACCACCCGTAAAATCATCGAAGTAGCGACGACATCGGCGGATTTCAGAAATCAGCCATATAAACTAATATTTGTTTTAGTTCACCTGCTTAAAGGTTGCCCTAGCATCACCGCTTCTGCTTCAATACCACCAACACCCCAGCCCAAAGCTGCTAAGCCATTCACCATCGTTGTATGGGAATCCGTACCCACCAGCGTATCAGGGAATGCATACTCGCCGTGTTGGCCTTTCGCGTTCCAAATTGTCTTACCCAGATATTCTAAATTCACTTGATGGCAAATTCCCGTGCCCGGAGGAACCACACGGAAATTGTGGAAAGCACGCTGCCCCCATTTTAGGAACACATAGCGTTCGTGATTACGGTTGAATTCCATATTCACATTTTCTTGAAAGCTTGAAGGGGTCCCGAAAGAATCCACCATAACGGAGTGATCGATAACCAAATCAACTGGCACCAGCGGATTGATTTTCGTTGGATCTCCACCCAATGATTTCATGGCGTCTCTCATGGCAGCTAAATCTACCACCGCAGGAACGCCGGTAAAATCTTGCATCAAAACGCGCGCTGGAAAAAATGAAATTTCACGAGAGAGCGATTCTTTACTCAGACTCAACAACGAGTCGATATCTTCTTTAGTGACATGAACGCCGTCTTCGTGGCGCAGAAGATTTTCTAAAAGAACTCTAAGTGAGTTTGGAAGTTTTTTTAAATTCGGATGGGAAATTTTTTTCTGATTGAAGATCGTATATTCTTTCCCACCGACCTTGAGTTTGTCTTTTGTCTTAAAGCTGTCTTTTGACTGTACCAACATGAGAGGATCCTCCCTCTCAATTCCACTCCTCGCGCAGAATTTTATCAAGCCAAAAGGCGCCTATCTGGGTTTTCACATCAGTTAGTTTACCCTCTTGAATAAGCTTAATCAGATCTCGAGGAGCCACTTCGACGACTTCCAAAAACTCTCCCTGATCCAGACGTTGCTGAGTCTTGCTTAGATCCTTTGCCAAATACAAATCGATCTGCTCGTTGGAATATCCAATCACAGGGTGTATGGGGGTCAAAAATTTCCATTCGTTTGCGGAATATCCAGTCTCTTCAGTAAGTTCGCGTTTTGCAGTTACCAAACTGTCTTCGCCGTGGTCACGTTTACCCGCGGGGAACTCCAACATCACCTGCTTTACAGCATGGCGATACTGATGAACCATCACCACATTTCCATTAGGCAGCAGAGGGATCATCATCGCTGCACCAGGATGAACGATGTATTCACGATGATACGTTTTTCCGTCAGGAGCCTGGACCTTATCCTCCTCCACTTTTAAAAAACGACCTTTGAACACTTGCTTGGATGACAGAGTTTTTTCTTCTAAATGCTTCATACAATGAGCGTCTCACGCTGGACTTAAGTCAGTCACGGTCTTTGTCGGAAGAAATATATATGCGAACCGAACTTCCATGATTTTATAAGTGCATAGAAGAAATAACGAATATTAGATCAGGAGGATCTATGTTGTTTTTCCGTAAAGCGGGTGTCTTCTCTTTTTTAGCGATTCTTGCCAGTCTAATTTTTATTCAATCAGCAAATGCGGTGAGTGTTTCTCGGGGTCTTAAAGGCAATGCCCTTGGTGGTGGTTCGCACGCTTTGGGATTAGGTTTTTCAGTCGTCACTTCAAATCAAACAGATATGAATGCTGTTATTACAGAAAACAATGCTACCAATACAGCGAACTCAAAAGACATGACCTCCGCGTATGAATTTTATGCCAATTGGATTTATCGTTTTGGTGGCAGTCCCTATGCCTTCGTTTTACGCCCCTCGTATTTTATGCAAGAATCCAAAGGCTTTGGCACTGGTGGAGCCTATAATTATAATTTGAACGGATTCACGGTTTTTCCAATTGTTCGGATGTATCCATTGGAAAATGATTTCATTCATTTCTTCTTACAAGGCGGTGTTGGTTACGGTTCACTAACCGGGGAAATTGATGCCGCCACAAATAATTTGAAATTCAACGGATCAGCTTTCGGAGCCATGGCAGGCATGGGTGTGGATTTCTGTTTTACTGAATCGCATTGCGTGACGGTCGAGGGAAACATCCGATATCTCCCTGTAGAAAGAAACATGTCCGAAGGGGGTAACTGTTCCGGTAGCGCCATCACCGGGATTTCTCAATGCGGTAACGGCTTAGAGGTTGAACATGGCGGATCAGATTTAAGAACCACGATGTCTGGCGTCTTAGGTGTTATAGGTTATACGATGAATTTCTAATAAAAAAGGCTTCCTTAAGGAAGCCTTTTTGCCTGATTAAAATTTACTTCACCGTTTTTGCTTCGGGCTCTTTCGCCACACACGGAACTCCGGGTTCTTCTAAGCCACAGGTAAAGTTCGTCTGCCCATCATAACCTTTCACAGTCCCTACCCATTTGCTATTGCTGTCTTTCTCAAGAACCATATAACCATGGTTCGAGGGTAAGACATTGAATCCCGCAGGGATCAGCTTGCGAGTGGCAGCATCATAGTAATCCAGGGCCGTTCCACCCTCTCCCATCACTACATGCACCGGACGATTTGTCGCCACTGCAATTTGCGTATTATGAATATGCCCCGCAAAAACCATTTTCACTTTTTTTGGAAGTGGCATTTCTTTCGTCAATGTTTGCATATTCAAATTAACAGGTAAAACAGCTGCGGGACCATTCCAATTCGGAGCCAACCCCCAAATCGGACGGTGAACAACCAGCCACACTTCACTTTCAGATCGAGCGTTGATTGTCGTGATCATCTTGCGGTAATGTGCGCGCCACAAAGCCATCTCTGATCCCTTGGGATCCAACTTTTGATCCGACAAAGTGGCGTTATCGAAATTCACAATTAGCATATTGCCAAAGCTTGTGTAGCGAGTTTCTTGAAATTGAGGGCAAGAGTCTTCACCAAGAGGAGTTAGCAATTTACTAAAACCTTCGTGAGCGCGCTGGCAATCCTCATGATTACCGCGCACGAAAATGAAGGGCTTTGATTGTAGCAAAGGCGCTGCTGGTGCAATGAAATCGGCTTCCCAAGGGCGATAGCCATAACCAAGGGTCTCTTTGAATGGCGCGCATTTTACCGGGTCTTTGCAGGACTCACGATAATGATAGTCACCCACGTGAACAATCAGATCTGCGTTTTCTTTGTCGATCGCTTTTACGATGCGCGCGAATGGCCATTGCTTTTCGTCATTACAGTCTTGGAAATAGTCACCCTTTAAACGACACCCTGTATCGCCAAAAATAACGATACGCTTTGGTGTTTGGGGAATTGAAATTTCTTTTTCGTCCAAAACGACAGTCTTTGCACCCTCTGGCAAGGTAGCTTCGCAAACCGTCACCGTATCAAATTTTCGTTCTACGAGGGCGACCTGTTGGGAATCCGTTCCATTCGAAATGGTCACCTGATTGCATTTACCATCTTTCGGCTTGATGGTTCTTACGAATGAATTTTTTGTGTCTGCCAGACCCACGTATGTCAGGTTTTCCGCTTTATCGCTTGGCTTGTGAGCGCAAGCCGCCAGAAAGATCAACGCTAGTGCGGAGGAAGCTTTAAACAAACGCATTCCTAGTTCCCTTCAACTTTATTTTTTGCTTTTTGTCGTTTCAATTCAAGTTCGCAGACTTTCACTTTAGTTTCATACTCATCCTGACGTTTAACCAACGTGTCCTTATAACCCTTAAAGCGATCGATGCGGTCCCGCAAGCCTTCTTCAGTTACGCCCACGATGTCTTTTTTATTTTCCACACCGATTTTAGAAAAATCTTCCTCGGACGTGACGTAAACACGGGACTCTGTCCAGCGCATTTTTCCATCGCCATTATTTTCAGCCTCGCCCATTTGCAGGCGGCAATCGCGAAGGACGCCGTACAAACCGCGGTTATCAAGATAACGAGGTCCCCCGAATACACGGGCTTCCAGATCGTAGACCTCATTTTCCAAAGTACGGAGTTGTTCGTTCATCGCAACTTTACGTTGATAAACCATATCACCATCTTTAATACCGATAGCACCGCTACCGACCGGAGCAGAATTGTCCAGTTTAGTATCTACTTTTTCAGCTTTGTTACGATTTGTAGCACATGCTACGAAAGATAAAGATAGAACTGCGATCATAAGCAAACGCATAAGGGTTTCCTCCATCAGAGGAAGACTTTAGAAGCGAAGCTTACCCAGGTCAATGGGCCCACTGTCAGGAAATCGTCACCCAATCGCATTTGCCATCTTTAATACGGAATACTTTAACATGCTCTTCAAACCAAGAACCCAAATTGACAGAGCGGACGTCTCGGCCATGCGTTGACACAATTGCGTCGTCGAACACATGCATATGACCAGATACAATGACATCAAAAGGACCTTCATCGTAGGCGCGAGGCACATGACCTCGGATCATTTTGATTAACTGCTCCTCATTACGATGACGATAGTGACCGCTGCGTTCACGGCTTTTTTTGCTGGCACGGTTGCCGACATAATCCCAGAACTTCCCAGGAAAGACGTCTTTGAGAGGTTT is a window of Bdellovibrio sp. SKB1291214 DNA encoding:
- a CDS encoding NUDIX domain-containing protein, producing MKHLEEKTLSSKQVFKGRFLKVEEDKVQAPDGKTYHREYIVHPGAAMMIPLLPNGNVVMVHQYRHAVKQVMLEFPAGKRDHGEDSLVTAKRELTEETGYSANEWKFLTPIHPVIGYSNEQIDLYLAKDLSKTQQRLDQGEFLEVVEVAPRDLIKLIQEGKLTDVKTQIGAFWLDKILREEWN
- a CDS encoding metallophosphoesterase family protein, which codes for MRLFKASSALALIFLAACAHKPSDKAENLTYVGLADTKNSFVRTIKPKDGKCNQVTISNGTDSQQVALVERKFDTVTVCEATLPEGAKTVVLDEKEISIPQTPKRIVIFGDTGCRLKGDYFQDCNDEKQWPFARIVKAIDKENADLIVHVGDYHYRESCKDPVKCAPFKETLGYGYRPWEADFIAPAAPLLQSKPFIFVRGNHEDCQRAHEGFSKLLTPLGEDSCPQFQETRYTSFGNMLIVNFDNATLSDQKLDPKGSEMALWRAHYRKMITTINARSESEVWLVVHRPIWGLAPNWNGPAAVLPVNLNMQTLTKEMPLPKKVKMVFAGHIHNTQIAVATNRPVHVVMGEGGTALDYYDAATRKLIPAGFNVLPSNHGYMVLEKDSNSKWVGTVKGYDGQTNFTCGLEEPGVPCVAKEPEAKTVK